The genomic interval CCTGATGCATAACCTTCTTATAGGAATTGCAGGCGGTACAGGTTCAGGTAAAACCTCTTTTGCCCTTGAGATTATGAAGCATTTCCCAGAGGGGGATGTTGTTTTGGTTGACCAGGATTCATATTACAAAGATTTGTCTGACCTTCCCTTTGAGGAGAGAAAAAAGGTAAACTTTGATCATCCAGGTTCAGTTGATTTTGACAAGTTAATAGAAGATTTAAAAGCATTGAAAAACAATGTCCCTATAAAAAAGCCGGTTTATAACTTTGTTACCCACACAAGGGAAAAGGATAAGTTCACCACTGTTGTTCCTAAAAAGGTTATTATTCTTGAGGGGATAATGATTTTTGTTATACCTGAGTTGAGGGAATTGATAGATATTAAACTCTATGTTGACACTGATGCAGATGTAAGGGTTTTAAGGAGAATTGTTAGGGATATTAACGAAAGGGGAAGGGATTTAGACAATATAATAGAGCAGTATCTCAATCAGGTTAAACCAATGCACGAGGAGTTTGTTGAGCCTTCAAAAAGGTGGGCTGACCTGATAATCCCTGAAGGGGCTCACAATAGAGAGGCTATCAGGTTTGTTGTAAATAGAATAAAAACTTTGTTATCGGAGTGAAATATGGAAAAAAAAGCAATGAGAGAAGGTTATGGTGAAACACTTGTAAAGTTAGGAAAAGAGAAT from Thermotomaculum hydrothermale carries:
- the udk gene encoding uridine kinase, coding for MHNLLIGIAGGTGSGKTSFALEIMKHFPEGDVVLVDQDSYYKDLSDLPFEERKKVNFDHPGSVDFDKLIEDLKALKNNVPIKKPVYNFVTHTREKDKFTTVVPKKVIILEGIMIFVIPELRELIDIKLYVDTDADVRVLRRIVRDINERGRDLDNIIEQYLNQVKPMHEEFVEPSKRWADLIIPEGAHNREAIRFVVNRIKTLLSE